One Neorhodopirellula lusitana genomic window carries:
- a CDS encoding tetratricopeptide repeat protein codes for MPNFRPLCKAWFVLFVFVAFAWVDARLPSRTHAEEKAADPAAMAIYADAANFQTNGAVDLAIEQWKDFLDKYPKHELAPKAAHYLGVCYMQVDPPQLIEAAKSFGVALQDKEYDLREESLSNRGWCFYAVAMANEPVDKGFLQESLGAYQQLLKERPKTRYRDRAYFYSGESSYSLGKPQEAIDYYSKLLQMSDADESSLRCDALYARGVAQEELNQGDAAAKSYQQLLSSCADTDLVVDVLLRLGDLQVAGAKFDEAVESFAKVVDDTTGLATDDDQAYAIFRQAYSLVRLSKPDEAAKRYEQLVADFPQSRYTSAAMMAAAQTRYQAGDTALAADGFRRVLAGDDLVASTEAAHWLARIDLSAATDAADGSTARTEAAQSAFDVASGQIKIGSEGPYQLNLELDAAEALSFLPDRLEEALQRFESAANLSPTSPLAPRAIYNAAFTALALGKHEKAQQLADDFTRRFASDPLAPDAAFISAESRLLGGNPDAAASRYVALIEKAEYQTNSQRPMWILRAASALTSAEKPADAVALISKNLDALKTPALKAEAFLLRGQAELKNGDTAKAAESFKASRTADPTWARSDEAFLLAGNAQASSGNQEAAAGIWKELVSSSPKSKIAAQAGYKLGQMASDAGDYEEAIERFDGVLVDRRDPALVPFAMYGKGWAEIQLERYAPAVQTLDAVTSEFPKHAIYDDALLAKGIAKRNLKQNTAAREDLQKFLDTKPTGIHLGHGLYELSLVEQNENDSKAAAETLARLASEVPDYPGMDKVLYELGWSLRESGDEAGAIKQFESLMQQYPDNSMLGEAAYFVGQKYYGDEQWDASANAFAVAVEKAPGPDLLEKSLYRLGWSQFNAGHYPEAEAVFVRQFREASDGELILDAMMMVGESRFKQDRFSDALRAYGKAREKIQADNDTGKTLRDGAERQVRELTLLHGGQAAAQLKQWDDAVGWYDELRERFPATTYLPQVFYETGFAYQQAGNETQALKLFGQVADNYRNVLAARARFMMGEIYFTQKEFSKAIPEFQRVMFGFGAEKAPDDIKNWQAKSGFEAGRCAELLVDAAQTESAKNKARGYAVKFYQYVVDKHPNHELSAKAAERLRSLKA; via the coding sequence ATGCCGAATTTTCGCCCGTTGTGCAAAGCCTGGTTTGTGTTGTTTGTTTTCGTGGCGTTCGCTTGGGTGGACGCCCGGTTGCCGAGTCGGACGCACGCGGAAGAGAAGGCAGCCGATCCTGCTGCGATGGCGATCTACGCGGATGCGGCCAACTTTCAAACCAACGGCGCGGTGGATCTGGCCATCGAACAGTGGAAGGATTTTCTTGACAAGTATCCCAAGCATGAGCTCGCTCCCAAGGCGGCGCATTATCTTGGTGTCTGCTACATGCAGGTGGATCCGCCGCAGTTGATCGAGGCTGCGAAGTCGTTTGGGGTGGCGTTGCAGGACAAAGAGTACGACCTGCGAGAAGAAAGTTTGTCGAATCGGGGGTGGTGTTTTTACGCCGTTGCGATGGCCAACGAACCGGTTGATAAAGGGTTCTTGCAAGAGTCGCTTGGCGCTTACCAACAGTTGTTGAAAGAGCGTCCCAAGACGCGCTATCGCGACCGAGCCTATTTCTATAGTGGCGAGTCCTCGTACTCGCTTGGTAAGCCGCAAGAGGCGATCGACTACTACAGCAAGCTGCTGCAGATGAGTGACGCCGATGAGTCTTCACTTCGCTGTGACGCGTTGTACGCTCGTGGCGTTGCCCAGGAAGAACTGAACCAGGGAGATGCAGCCGCAAAGTCTTATCAGCAATTGCTCAGCTCGTGTGCTGACACCGACTTGGTGGTTGATGTCTTGTTGCGGTTGGGCGACTTGCAGGTTGCCGGAGCCAAGTTTGACGAAGCGGTTGAGTCATTCGCAAAGGTGGTGGACGATACGACTGGGTTGGCCACGGATGACGATCAGGCGTACGCGATTTTCCGCCAAGCGTATTCGCTGGTTCGCTTGAGTAAGCCAGACGAAGCTGCGAAGCGATACGAGCAATTGGTCGCTGATTTCCCACAGTCGCGTTACACATCGGCGGCGATGATGGCGGCCGCTCAGACCCGCTATCAGGCTGGGGATACGGCACTGGCCGCGGATGGATTCCGCCGCGTGCTTGCTGGTGATGATTTAGTTGCCAGCACCGAGGCGGCGCACTGGTTGGCACGAATTGATTTGAGTGCCGCCACAGATGCTGCGGATGGATCGACCGCCCGAACGGAGGCCGCTCAGTCCGCGTTTGATGTTGCGTCAGGGCAGATCAAGATTGGCTCCGAAGGACCGTACCAGCTGAACCTGGAATTGGATGCGGCGGAGGCGTTGTCGTTTCTTCCCGATCGACTTGAAGAAGCACTGCAGCGTTTCGAATCGGCCGCCAATCTCTCGCCTACCTCACCGCTGGCTCCCCGTGCAATCTACAACGCTGCGTTCACGGCGTTGGCCTTGGGGAAGCATGAAAAGGCACAGCAACTTGCGGACGACTTCACACGACGTTTTGCCAGTGACCCACTCGCCCCTGATGCCGCATTCATCAGTGCTGAATCTCGTTTGCTGGGCGGGAATCCCGATGCGGCTGCATCGCGATACGTCGCGTTAATCGAGAAGGCGGAGTACCAAACGAATTCGCAGCGTCCCATGTGGATTTTGAGAGCAGCGTCTGCGTTGACGTCGGCCGAAAAACCAGCCGATGCAGTGGCATTGATTTCCAAAAACTTGGACGCACTGAAAACTCCTGCGTTGAAGGCGGAGGCGTTCCTATTGCGGGGCCAAGCTGAGCTGAAGAACGGTGACACTGCCAAAGCGGCGGAGTCGTTCAAGGCAAGTCGGACAGCCGACCCCACTTGGGCTCGCAGTGACGAAGCGTTCTTGTTGGCGGGCAACGCCCAGGCGTCGTCAGGGAACCAGGAAGCCGCCGCGGGAATTTGGAAAGAGCTGGTGAGTAGTTCGCCAAAGTCGAAGATCGCTGCTCAAGCAGGATACAAGTTGGGCCAGATGGCCAGCGATGCGGGTGATTACGAAGAAGCGATTGAACGGTTTGATGGTGTGCTCGTGGATCGACGTGATCCTGCATTGGTGCCGTTTGCCATGTACGGGAAAGGTTGGGCTGAAATCCAACTGGAACGCTACGCACCGGCCGTGCAAACGTTGGATGCGGTGACAAGTGAATTCCCCAAACATGCGATCTATGACGATGCATTGTTGGCCAAGGGAATCGCCAAACGGAACCTGAAACAAAACACCGCTGCCCGCGAAGACCTGCAAAAGTTTCTTGACACCAAGCCAACCGGCATCCACCTCGGACACGGTTTGTATGAATTGTCACTTGTTGAACAGAACGAGAATGATTCGAAGGCTGCTGCTGAAACACTCGCTCGTTTGGCTAGCGAAGTGCCGGACTACCCCGGCATGGATAAAGTGCTTTACGAGCTCGGTTGGTCGTTGCGGGAATCGGGGGACGAGGCGGGGGCGATCAAGCAGTTTGAATCCTTGATGCAGCAGTACCCGGATAACTCCATGCTTGGCGAAGCGGCGTACTTCGTTGGCCAGAAATACTACGGCGATGAACAGTGGGACGCGTCGGCAAACGCTTTCGCGGTTGCAGTTGAAAAAGCACCGGGCCCGGACTTGCTTGAAAAGTCGCTCTATCGTTTGGGCTGGTCCCAATTCAATGCGGGTCACTACCCGGAAGCCGAAGCGGTGTTCGTTCGCCAGTTCCGTGAAGCGAGTGACGGCGAACTGATTTTGGATGCGATGATGATGGTCGGTGAGTCGCGGTTCAAGCAGGACCGGTTTTCCGATGCTTTGCGAGCGTACGGAAAAGCACGCGAGAAGATTCAGGCAGACAATGACACAGGCAAAACGCTGCGTGACGGTGCCGAGCGTCAGGTGCGTGAATTGACGCTGCTGCATGGCGGGCAAGCCGCCGCCCAGTTGAAGCAATGGGACGACGCTGTTGGTTGGTACGACGAACTGCGTGAGCGTTTCCCTGCGACAACCTATTTACCGCAGGTGTTCTATGAAACGGGTTTTGCTTACCAACAGGCTGGCAATGAAACGCAGGCGTTGAAGTTGTTTGGTCAGGTGGCTGATAACTACCGAAACGTGCTGGCGGCGCGAGCTCGGTTCATGATGGGTGAGATCTATTTCACTCAAAAAGAATTCTCCAAAGCGATCCCCGAATTCCAGCGAGTGATGTTTGGTTTCGGAGCGGAAAAGGCTCCCGACGACATTAAGAACTGGCAAGCGAAGAGCGGCTTTGAAGCAGGCCGTTGCGCTGAATTGCTGGTTGACGCTGCTCAAACTGAATCTGCGAAAAATAAAGCACGCGGCTACGCTGTGAAGTTCTATCAGTATGTCGTCGACAAACACCCCAATCATGAATTGTCGGCCAAGGCGGCAGAACGCCTTCGTTCACTGAAGGCTTGA